A window from Neodiprion fabricii isolate iyNeoFabr1 chromosome 2, iyNeoFabr1.1, whole genome shotgun sequence encodes these proteins:
- the LOC124175479 gene encoding ectopic P granules protein 5 homolog isoform X5 gives MATMERQKSRQFTVNDFQKRKKERNRIPNLQTVVPDAPTLEEFECLLGESPTNYPRVEGVEDMESELHAAAIDTEIYEGVNSCSRTIELDTVTEQYTSAAQESIVIDPVDTVDGDIPIPSVVANSVHALDRDVTIASAPLENDEEQQVEELNSVVSEMQLLDVSPTAPIMDSVIQVLPAESNASTSGVIEIGSEKKDVKNIEKASTETHEEGTTALKEIKPFTDLQLAALYNNKELALAETFVAEFVDTQLRSSAIRQQHRLHELLVSYLRVRNHLIVNCQELNTLKTDCKETQKQLWCLDKASITESGECQDGNPVSATHEYLVAHFNQQTLAALSRNLSSIKDLLHNTQALHCYEAELLRLQLENYIQRVCTLCKDFGNLPHNASVSLKQGQIPSRIIPQMCELRTCIGILFNFQRRVLKDTKFISDTRDWLSRLVAVLLRVATWQDHLFLLNHILRCPGGISNWAIGFVQTPVQYYPAGQSTSPLNDPHIEHIVTVIATIMLPVKERDKFLEKVQISLQDAGSTAADTVWVMLDEEGEEDEDIRNVGANLGESDLIAMLHQIPFDKLFKLILFINQEGNNYSQEKSLVTEHHMLRIFAFSSILVRLLRQGLKTYDSPRYRQLAKRLSALIRDMVQYASDQWEAFDRTQVADQSMLSRLQTEYDSFFLKASQCIFSSRRLGAWQYLAAIPYHIVSSATLWYIFYMLHITDSAAAISPSTKMSENEWEAELNSPKLRKQFEEKLCEMPGDESYFLLTTFANMAMARHDDDYQFVQVATIDLFQIGFLSEKTQESCSKDARSLLSNLTSKYPSLLSDLLKKLKDNFVLIGKLSLYLFMELRIGRWIPEEEDFTILSCWLHQHPLNSTENHLARLILSHLNWGLDSKGQLCLGIHLHRRVALLVVELTMKYVPDTPAQTASLLAEGVKQVSSMVRPQSSEHAFSLWAWEMITKLRLHQLDRSESTARHTISNPSTYLAQVPDIDADPSLEILAIGVREKQPIACYVAVLMTTWGHSIPLILLKGFNQLQILQCYYKYEQVLISLHHIVPLFLECIDSLIKTEKFSNLVTSLITADRTYMKMAKNLIVSDFPGPVLKLFANMIQTQLEDYRRYCLESPQVLVYLWLRVLALIPDWNRDQSVMYLMDIVIRAAYFHLNARAETETIFHNFFALAIEGGAENLASGKNSGSFGSFLSWATGSSTLPSLLGGPVQSVWLAHRILTTEQEDRERKTGLWHEVLRELAMQGKTSVDTALKKACATVKIQPFGASGLAIYRWSHQALDTPMDHPLLALLWQNFFTLFLARVPTVTGTLDKGGVGEKFFEGMINLSYFKKLKKRLHDTTEYFQVKGESDLDNGSPITEERRVFYFNAAKFYKTLSLWLEEPRLQESGLYLPALPLQYMSQKLALLLQGNQEPWLEYVDYQSVRKSQLKAVAEWQACSLRNPESQSLKTNQTPTTPLEPLDPLQRIFRRITTYEQPIPPPSLSKNNAFLPYVSKESLYKPDGILNLLKPHLKAIIEYAQTYNLMLDEHTAIDCNFLELVPTLYRDVESRVTLHALCDPSPSGQRRSRSGTPPIVHCAGAAVIRIKISEARVSDGVDHMISQNRAEYEQLLVRASQPPPAKVSQACVFVDYLIMLLEHELTISRTSENSTVLSNVQETGVKLFYHLVDFYTEEAALCPPTKQFITTYLEKLGQLFISGEEGQGQPLLKTIMQRPGLGGLLGPHFTPVAGGASTFLPMYQTVVDLATGPNADLCFVLLSKFDVGSWLNYRRPRLSERSTFIDLVSKALCNAGLTPEDEKLILHELFRNHLRLVLLHEFPEHYGEVLSAILRGSESQSLSLDVWRDLLTALSGRSKSQAPVQPIKVRDEIRRYATEQRLLSRQEMQDTAVLLSKHFMKERLQYGLYGLYPKYRVYNEPIATFLGMVGHALVVLTLHSDKGTLADQLCERIWPVLGDMFAPWIIPYWTRHLREPTAAWIQQLTDDRSVLLPWIIADGPYANRTVAMFVECIRFIIDTMPASSKILCFLWQFYVTNFAHTSVKDHILNVIHGNFLSLPWDRFSPGIGDIELMVKVVDQYLPDSHLFLGSVFTSVNWQVWANEILSVQPLPVASRMHICLLNLLVKLSNEPNVRQNEKAVQIVLTAEKFAWHLVDAAAYDQVINWYVMSCDPRVILCLDSNQIYSIDGAINK, from the exons ATGGCGACAATGGAACGGCAAAAATCTCGGCAG TTCACGGTAAATGATTTTCAGAAGCGGAAGAAAGAGCGAAATCGTATTCCCAATTTGCAAACTGTCGTCCCGGATGCCCCGACCCTGGAAGAATTTGAATGTCTACTTGGGGAATCCCCAACAAATTATCCTCGTGTCGAAGGAGTCGAAGATATGGAAAGTGAACTGCACGCAGCTGCTATCGATACTGAGATTTATGAGGGTGTAAATTCGTGTTCAAGAACTATTGAGTTGGATACTGTAACGGAGCAGTACACGTCAGCTGCTCAG GAATCCATAGTTATCGATCCAGTGGATACAGTTGATGGAGATATACCAATTCCATCTGTAGTTGCCAATTCGGTGCATGCACTTGATCGAGATGTAACGATTGCATCGGCACCATTGGAAAATGATGAAGAGCAACAAGTTGAAGAATTAAATTCTGTTGTCTCTGAAATGCAGCTCCTGGATGTATCGCCAACTGCTCCAATTATGGACTCGGTGATACAAGTACTTCCGGCTGAATCCAATGCTTCAACATCTGGCGTAATAGAGATTGGATCAGAGAAGAAAGATgtcaaaaacattgaaaaagcCTCTACAGAAACACATGAAGAAGGAACAACTGCCTTGAAAGAGATTAAACCATTCACAGACTTACAGTTGGCGGCACTTTACAACAATAAAGAGTTGGCCTTGGCTGAAACATTTGTTGCAGAATTTGTCGATACTCAGTTACGAAGCTCTGCTATTAGACAGCAGCATCGCCTCCACGAACTGCTTGTCAGTTATTTACGTGTCAGAAATCACCTGATAGTCAATTGTCAGGAACTCAATACCTTGAAAACGGATTGTAAAGAAACGCAAAAACAGTTATGGTGCTTGGACAAAGCTTCCATTACGGAATCTGGTGAATGTCAAGATGGAAATCCAGTTAGCGCAACTCACGAGTATCTTGTTGCTCATTTTAATCAGCAAACATTAGCTGCTTTGTCTCGAAATTTGTCAAGCATCAAAGACTTACTGCACAATACTCAAGCCCTGCATTGCTACGAGGCTGAACTACTCAGGCTGCAATTAGAGAACTATATTCAAAGAGTGTGCACCTTGTGTAAGGATTTTGGAAATCTTCCCCATAATGCGTCAGTGAGCCTCAAGCAAGGCCAAATACCATCACGCATAATACCTCAAATGTGCGAGCTCAGGACATGCATTGGAATATTATTTAACTTTCAACGCAGAGTTTTAAAAGACACGAAATTTATATCTGATACGCGAGACTGGCTGTCCCGCTTAGTAGCTGTTCTTTTGAGGGTTGCTACTTGGCAGGACcacttatttttattgaaccATATATTGAGATGCCCTGGCGGCATTTCTAATTGGGCAATTGGATTTGTTCAAACACCTGTCCAATACTATCCTGCGGGGCAGAGTACTTCACCCCTGAACGATCCACATATCGAGCACATTGTTACTGTGATTGCTACTATTATGTTGCCAGTTAAGGAACGGGACAAATTTTTGGAGAAG GTTCAAATATCTCTCCAGGATGCAGGAAGTACTGCAGCTGATACTGTGTGGGTAATGTTGGATGAAGAAGgggaagaagatgaagatatTAGAAATGTCGGAGCAAACCTTGGGGAAAGTGACTTGATTGCTATGCTTCATCAGATTCCTTTTGACAAGCTTTTCAAACTGATTCTATTCATCAATCAGGAGGGCAATAATTACAGTCAAGAAAAAAGTCTTGTCACTGAGCACCATATGCTGCGGATTTTTGCCTTTTCCTCGATACTGGTCAGACTGCTCAGGCAAGGCTTGAAAACCTACGATTCTCCAAGATACAGACAACTTGCTAAGAGATTGAGCGCTCTCATTCGAGATATGGTGCAATATGCTAGTGATCAATGGGAGGCATTTGATAGAACTCAG GTGGCTGACCAGTCAATGCTCAGTAGACTGCAAACAGAGTATGACAGTTTCTTTCTAAAAGCAAGTCAATGCATATTTTCATCACGGAGACTGGGTGCATGGCAATACCTGGCTGCAATTCCTTACCACATTGTATCCTCTGCGACATTatggtatattttttacatgttaCACATCACTGACTCGGCTGCTGCTATTTCACCATCTACAAAAATGAGTGAAAACG aaTGGGAAGCCGAATTAAATTCACCAAAACTTAGAAAACAATTCGAGGAGAAGCTCTGCGAAATGCCAGGGGACGAATCCTATTTTTTGCTTACAACTTTTGCCAATATGGCTATGGCGAGACATGATGACGATTATCAGTTTGTTCAAGTTGCTACtatcgatttatttcaa ATTGGATTCCTCAGTGAAAAAACTCAAGAATCGTGTTCAAAAGATGCTCGGTCGTTGCTGTCAAATTTGACAAGCAAGTATCCTTCGCTTCTTTCCGAtcttctgaaaaaattgaaagacaaTTTCGTTTTGATCGGAAAG CTCAGTTTATATCTCTTCATGGAACTACGAATTGGAAGATGGATTCCCGAAGAAGAGGATTTTACTATTCTGTCCTGCTGGTTGCATCAGCATCCCTTAAATTCTACTGAAAATCATCTTGCTCGTTTGATACTTTCTCACCTCAACTGGGGACTTGATAG CAAAGGCCAATTATGCCTTGGAATTCATTTACACCGTCGTGTAGCACTTCTTGTAGTTGAACTTACAATGAAGTACGTTCCAGATACTCCTGCACAAACAGCTTCCCTTCTGGCCGAAGGTGTCAAGCAA GTATCATCTATGGTCAGACCGCAGAGTAGTGAACATGCCTTTTCCTTATGGGCATGGGAAATGATTACAAAATTGAGATTACATCAGCTCGATAGGTCGGAGAGTACAGCCCGGCATACAATATCAAATCCAAGTACTTACCTAGCTCAAGTTCCGGATATTGACGCTGATCCGTCACTGGAGATTCTCGCGATTGGTGTCAGAGAAAAACAACCAATTGCTTGTTATGTGGCTGTGCTAATGACAACCTGGGGTCATTCTATTCCATTGATTTTATTGAAAGGATTTAACCAGCTACAAATACTACAGTGTTACTACAAATATGAACAAGTTCTCATTTCGCTTCATCATATAGTTCCATTATTTCTTGAATGTATCGACTCATTGATCAAAactgaaaagttttcaaatctGGTCACATCTTTAATTACTGCGGACAGAACGTACATGAAGATGGCCAAGAACTTGATTGTCTCGGATTTTCCTGGTCCGGTACTGAAGCTATTTGCTAACATGATACAAACCCAATTGGAAGATTATCGCAG GTATTGTTTGGAAAGTCCTCAAGTACTTGTTTACCTCTGGCTGAGAGTGCTAGCATTGATACCAGATTGGAACCGAGATCAGAGTGTCATGTATTTGATGGATATAGTTATTAGAGCtgcatattttcatttgaatgcCAGAGCAGAGACTGAGACCATCTTCCACAATTTTTTCGCA CTAGCCATTGAGGGAGGCGCAGAG AACTTGGCATCAGGAAAGAATTCAGGCTCATTCGGATCATTCCTGAGTTGGGCTACAGGTTCCTCCACATTACCCAGTCTTCTCGGAGGACCTGTACAATCTGTGTGGTTGGCTCACCGAATTCTTACAACGGAACAagaagacagagagagaaaaactGGCCTCTGGCACGAAGTACTACGGGAATTAGCCATGCAGGGGAAAACATCTGTAGACACTGCTCTTAAG AAAGCCTGTGCCACTGTGAAAATACAACCATTTGGAGCAAGCGGTTTGGCTATATATCGATGGTCCCATCAAGCGCTAGATACTCCTATGGACCACCCACTCTTGGCGCTTCTGTGGCAAAACTTCTTCACCTTGTTTTTAGCCAGAGTTCCTACAGTTACTGG CACTTTGGACAAAGGCGGTGttggtgagaaattttttgaaggCATGATCAACTTAAGTTACTTCAAAAAGCTGAAGAAACGCCTTCATGATACAACCGAATACTTTCAAGTGAAAGGGGAAAGTGATTTGGACAACGGGTCGCCAATAACTGAGGAAAGAAGagtgttttatttcaatgctgccaa gtTTTATAAAACACTAAGCTTATGGCTTGAAGAACCACGATTACAAGAATCTGGATTGTATCTTCCTGCATTACCGCTGCAGTATATGTCACAAAAGTTGGCATTGTTATTGCAAGGAAATCAG GAACCGTGGTTGGAATATGTCGACTATCAATCTGTCAGAAAAAGTCAATTGAAGGCAGTTGCGGAATGGCAAGCCTGTAGTCTAAGAAACCCAGAAAGTCAGTCGCTAAAGACAAATCAGACACCAACGACACCTTTGGAGCCGTTGGATCCTCTGCAGAGGATATTTCGGAGAATAACCACTTATGAGCAACCAATTCCGCCACCTTCGCTAAGCAAAAACAACGCATTTCTGCCTTACGTATCAAAGGAAAGTCTGTATAAGCCTGACGGCATTTTGAACTTGTTGAAACCGCATCTCAAAGCAATAATAGAATATGCCCAGACATATAATCTCATGCTTGATGAACATACAGCGATAGACTGCAATTTCTTGGAACTAGTTCCAACACTCTACAGAGACGTTGAGAGCCGAGTTACGCTTCACGCTCTGTGTGATCCTTCGCCTTCTGGACAAAGACGTTCTAGATCCGGCACACCGCCTATCGTTCATTGTGCTGGAGCTGCAGTTATTAGAATAAAG ATTTCAGAAGCTCGAGTCAGCGACGGTGTCGACCATATGATTAGTCAAAATAGAGCTGAGTATGAACAATTATTGGTTCGAGCCAGTCAACCTCCGCCTGCAAAGGTTTCTCAAGCCTGTGTCTTCGTTGATTACCTGATTAT GCTTCTGGAACATGAATTAACTATCAGCCGGACCAGCGAGAACTCGACTGTTTTAAGCAATGTACAAGAGACTGGGgtcaaattattttaccatCTGGTTGATTTTTACACGGAAGAGGCTGCTCTTTGCCCACCGACTAAGCAGTTTATCACAACATATCTAGAAAAATTGGGCCAG TTATTCATCAGCGGAGAGGAAGGTCAGGGACAACCATTATTGAAAACGATAATGCAACGACCAGGATTAGGAGGCTTACTGGGGCCCCATTTTACACCAGTAGCTGGAGGCGCGTCAACTTTCTTGCCTATGTATCAAACTGTTGTTGACTTAGCTACTGGGCCAAACGCCGACCTGTGTTTCGTTTTACTCTCCAAG TTTGACGTCGGAAGCTGGCTAAATTATAGACGACCCAGACTCAGCGAGAGATCCACGTTCATTGATCTGGTGTCCAAAGCCCTGTGCAATGCTGGATTAACCCCCGAAGACGAAAAACTTATATTACACGag CTTTTCCGTAATCATCTTCGACTCGTACTCCTCCACGAGTTTCCTGAGCATTATGGCGAGGTTTTAAGTGCAATATTAAGAGGCAGCGAGTCACAGAGCCTATCATTGGATGTTTGGCGAGACTTACTAACTGCCCTTAGTGGAAGATCGAAATCCCAGGCTCCTGTACAACCGATAAAAGTCAGAGATGAAATTCGACGTTATGCTACGGAACAGAGATTGCTCTCGCGACAAGAG ATGCAGGATACCGCTGTTCTTCTGAGCAAACATTTTATGAAAGAACGATTGCAGTACGGATTATATGGATTGTATCCCAAATATCGAGTATACAATGAACCAATCGCCACGTTTCTTGGTATGGTTGGACATGCTCTCGTCGTGCTGACTCTTCATTCTGACAAAGGAACATTAGCCGATCAAT TATGCGAGCGGATATGGCCAGTTTTGGGGGACATGTTTGCACCATGGATTATACCATATTGGACGAGGCATCTGCGCGAGCCAACAGCAGCTTGGATTCAGCAATTGACAGACGACAGATCAGTTTTACTGCCATGGATAATAGCTGATGGACCATATGCAAACAGAACTGTTGCGATGTTTGTCGAGTGTATAAGATTCATCATCGATACTATGCCTGCATCAAGCAAAATTCTCTGTTTTCTATGGCAATTTTATGTGACAAATTTTGCTCATACCTCGGTCAAAGATCATATCTTGAACGTTATTCACGGCAATTTTCTATCACTGCCTTGGGACAGATTCAGTCCTGGTATAGGGGATATCGAATTGATGGTTAAAGTCGTTGATCAGTATTTGCCAGATAGTCACTTGTTCCTGGGAAGCGTGTTCACTAGTGTTAATTGGCAAGTCTGGGCGAATGAAATACTATCTGTTCAACCGCTGCCGGTCGCTTCCAGAATGCATATATGCTTGCTAAACCTGCTCGTTAAACTTTCAAATGAACCAAATGTTAGACAG AATGAAAAAGCTGTACAAATAGTTCTGACTGCAGAAAAGTTTGCCTGGCATTTGGTAGATGCTGCTGCGTATGATCAGGTGATTAATTGGTATGTTATGAGCTGTGATCCCAGAGTAATACTTTGCCTCGATTCCAATCAAATTTATTCGATCGATGGAGCTATCAACAAGTAA